From a region of the Calonectris borealis chromosome 2, bCalBor7.hap1.2, whole genome shotgun sequence genome:
- the IRX4 gene encoding iroquois-class homeodomain protein IRX-4 isoform X2 codes for MSYPQFGYPYSSAPQFLMSTNSLTTCCESSGRTLAETGAAASAQTPVYCPVYESRLLATARHELNSAAALGVYGGPYAGPQGYGNYVTYGTEAPAFYSLNSLEAKDGGGSAHAGIAPAAAYYPYDHTLSQYQYDRYGTMDGGTRRKNATRETTSTLKAWLQEHRKNPYPTKGEKIMLAIITKMTLTQVSTWFANARRRLKKENKMTWPPRNKCSDEKRPYEEEEEEEEEEGSQEEAMKSGKAEEPTGKEEKDLELSDLEDLDAAESESSECELRRPFPHPLPLPHPGGSHPPRAAEPPAKMPPPAAAAAGEEEEEAAAAAERARSCLKPAAEECGPDLLGARQRGCESKMCFQQGQQLLEAKPRIWSLAHTATSLNQAEYPSCMLKRPGGSAAAAVSAPLGVIDRHQDSPVTSLRNWVDGVFHDPLFRHSTLNQALSNTTVSWATTKGAILETGALGRAVGNGASVLKGQLSNLAHHDSNKEFLAFPKSGSKMFCS; via the exons ATGTCATATCCTCAGTTTGGCTACCCTTACTCCTCTGCACCCCAG TTCCTGATGAGCACCAACTCCCTGACGACCTGCTGCGAGTCCAGCGGCCGGACGCTGGCCGAGACGGGGGCGGCCGCCTCCGCCCAGACCCCCGTCTATTGCCCGGTGTACGAGAGCCGGCTCCTCGCCACCGCCCGACACGAGCTCAACTCCGCCGCCGCCCTGGGGGTCTACGGCGGCCCCTACGCCGGGCCCCAGGGCTATGGAAACTACGTGACCTACGGCACCGAGGCTCCCGCCTTCTACTCCTTG AACAGTTTGGAGGCGAAGGACGGTGGCGGGTCTGCGCATGCGGGCATCGCCCCGGCGGCTGCCTACTACCCCTACGATCACACCCTCAGCCAGTACCAGTACGACAG GTACGGTACGATGGACGGCGGGACGCGGAGGAAGAACGCCACCCGGGAGACGACCAGCACGCTGAaggcctggctgcaggagcaccgcaagaacccCTACCCCACCAAGGGCGAGAAGATCATGCTGGCCATCATCACCAAGATGACGCTCACCCAGGTCTCCACCTGGTTCGCCAACGCCCGCCGGCGGCTCAAGAAGGAGAACAAGATGACCTGGCCCCCGCGGAACAAGTGCTCGGACGAGAAGAGGCCctacgaggaggaggaggaggaggaggaggaggagggttcgCAGGAAGAGGCGATGAAGAGCGGGAAAGCCGAGG AGCCCACgggcaaggaggagaaggatCTGGAGCTCAGCGACCTGGAGGACTTGGACGCCGCCGAGTCGGAGAGCTCGGAGTGCGAGCTGAGGCGGCCCTTCCCGcacccgctcccgctcccgcacCCGGGCGGCAGCcacccgccgcgggccgccgagccccccgccaagatgccgccgccggccgccgccgccgccggggaggaggaggaggaggcggcggcggcggcggagcgggcgcggAGCTGCCTGAAGCCGGCGGCGGAGGAGTGCGGCCCCGACCTGCTCGGCGCCCGGCAGCGCGGCTGCGAGTCCAAAATGTGCTTCCAGcaggggcagcagctgctggaggcgAAGCCCAGGATTTGGTCCCTGGCGCACACCGCCACCTCCCTCAACCAGGCCGAGTACCCCTCCTGCATGCTGAAGCGGCCGGggggctcggccgccgccgccgtctcCGCCCCGCTCGGTGTCATCGACAGGCACCAGGATTCGCCGGTCACCAGTCTCAGGAACTGGGTGGACGGGGTGTTTCACGACCCCCTGTTCAGGCACAGTACTTTGAACCAAGCCCTGAGCAACACTACAGTTTCCTGGGCTACCACCAAAGGAGCCATTCTGGAAACGGGCGCCTTGGGACGCGCGGTGGGGAACGGCGCCAGCGTGCTCAAGGGGCAGCTCTCAAACTTGGCCCACCATGACTCGAACAAAGAGTTTCTGGCGTTTCCCAAATCaggaagcaaaatgttttgttcctAA
- the IRX4 gene encoding iroquois-class homeodomain protein IRX-4 isoform X1 produces the protein MSYPQFGYPYSSAPQFLMSTNSLTTCCESSGRTLAETGAAASAQTPVYCPVYESRLLATARHELNSAAALGVYGGPYAGPQGYGNYVTYGTEAPAFYSLNSLEAKDGGGSAHAGIAPAAAYYPYDHTLSQYQYDRQAAGAGARGSRVGQVLGGRGRRVTLRVLPCARRYGTMDGGTRRKNATRETTSTLKAWLQEHRKNPYPTKGEKIMLAIITKMTLTQVSTWFANARRRLKKENKMTWPPRNKCSDEKRPYEEEEEEEEEEGSQEEAMKSGKAEEPTGKEEKDLELSDLEDLDAAESESSECELRRPFPHPLPLPHPGGSHPPRAAEPPAKMPPPAAAAAGEEEEEAAAAAERARSCLKPAAEECGPDLLGARQRGCESKMCFQQGQQLLEAKPRIWSLAHTATSLNQAEYPSCMLKRPGGSAAAAVSAPLGVIDRHQDSPVTSLRNWVDGVFHDPLFRHSTLNQALSNTTVSWATTKGAILETGALGRAVGNGASVLKGQLSNLAHHDSNKEFLAFPKSGSKMFCS, from the exons ATGTCATATCCTCAGTTTGGCTACCCTTACTCCTCTGCACCCCAG TTCCTGATGAGCACCAACTCCCTGACGACCTGCTGCGAGTCCAGCGGCCGGACGCTGGCCGAGACGGGGGCGGCCGCCTCCGCCCAGACCCCCGTCTATTGCCCGGTGTACGAGAGCCGGCTCCTCGCCACCGCCCGACACGAGCTCAACTCCGCCGCCGCCCTGGGGGTCTACGGCGGCCCCTACGCCGGGCCCCAGGGCTATGGAAACTACGTGACCTACGGCACCGAGGCTCCCGCCTTCTACTCCTTG AACAGTTTGGAGGCGAAGGACGGTGGCGGGTCTGCGCATGCGGGCATCGCCCCGGCGGCTGCCTACTACCCCTACGATCACACCCTCAGCCAGTACCAGTACGACAG GCaagcagccggggccggggcccggggatCCCGCGTCGGGCAAGTCCTCGGGGGGCGAGGGCGCCGTGTCACACTGCGGGTGCTCCCTTGTGCCCGCAGGTACGGTACGATGGACGGCGGGACGCGGAGGAAGAACGCCACCCGGGAGACGACCAGCACGCTGAaggcctggctgcaggagcaccgcaagaacccCTACCCCACCAAGGGCGAGAAGATCATGCTGGCCATCATCACCAAGATGACGCTCACCCAGGTCTCCACCTGGTTCGCCAACGCCCGCCGGCGGCTCAAGAAGGAGAACAAGATGACCTGGCCCCCGCGGAACAAGTGCTCGGACGAGAAGAGGCCctacgaggaggaggaggaggaggaggaggaggagggttcgCAGGAAGAGGCGATGAAGAGCGGGAAAGCCGAGG AGCCCACgggcaaggaggagaaggatCTGGAGCTCAGCGACCTGGAGGACTTGGACGCCGCCGAGTCGGAGAGCTCGGAGTGCGAGCTGAGGCGGCCCTTCCCGcacccgctcccgctcccgcacCCGGGCGGCAGCcacccgccgcgggccgccgagccccccgccaagatgccgccgccggccgccgccgccgccggggaggaggaggaggaggcggcggcggcggcggagcgggcgcggAGCTGCCTGAAGCCGGCGGCGGAGGAGTGCGGCCCCGACCTGCTCGGCGCCCGGCAGCGCGGCTGCGAGTCCAAAATGTGCTTCCAGcaggggcagcagctgctggaggcgAAGCCCAGGATTTGGTCCCTGGCGCACACCGCCACCTCCCTCAACCAGGCCGAGTACCCCTCCTGCATGCTGAAGCGGCCGGggggctcggccgccgccgccgtctcCGCCCCGCTCGGTGTCATCGACAGGCACCAGGATTCGCCGGTCACCAGTCTCAGGAACTGGGTGGACGGGGTGTTTCACGACCCCCTGTTCAGGCACAGTACTTTGAACCAAGCCCTGAGCAACACTACAGTTTCCTGGGCTACCACCAAAGGAGCCATTCTGGAAACGGGCGCCTTGGGACGCGCGGTGGGGAACGGCGCCAGCGTGCTCAAGGGGCAGCTCTCAAACTTGGCCCACCATGACTCGAACAAAGAGTTTCTGGCGTTTCCCAAATCaggaagcaaaatgttttgttcctAA